Sequence from the Thermocoleostomius sinensis A174 genome:
CCGTTGCGATCGAGGTAACGTGAACGCTTTTTTGAACGAACACCAACCTAAATAGAACGTTTAGAAAGGATTACAAGACAGCTTGCAATCTTTCTCTAATAGGTTCCTTGCAAAAGAATTTCTCGGCTCAACTGGATCAGCAGCGACTTAATTTCTGTAACCTCTGCATCCGTCAACGTGATCATAAATCTACCTCTAGCATAGATGATTAACGTCAAACAATGTTAAATAGCAACTAATAACGTTTTATAACGCTATCATATTCGTGCTGTGACATCTTAGAATTTTTGAAAAATGTTGACGTTAATTGGCACCAAGTGGCTACAGACAAGGAGCGAATTACGGTATACCTGCCCTCAGAGCTTAGAGAGAAGTTGACTAAAATGGCTGAGAGGGATAAGCGATCGGTGAGTGCCACGATCGAAATTTTGTTGTCTGAAGCGCTGCAAGCCAGAGGTGAAGATTAGCTGGCAAGCTTAGCCCTGTTGATAGAAACGTCGATCGCCAGAGAGGAATGCCCGCTTTTCGATACACTCAGATCGGATGAGTTCGCGAGCGATATTCTGCATTCAGCAGTCGAAAATTTTTCTATGTCAGATCCCCAAGCCGTTAGTGCCGCCGTTGCCAAGCTCTACGATACCTATCCTTTCCCTCCAGAACCGCTGCTAGACGAGCCGCCACCGGGATACAACTGGCGCTGGAACTGGCTAGCTGCCTATAACTTTTGCACCGGACAGAAACCCACCAAGCAAACCGTGCGAATTCTTGATGCTGGCTGTGGCACGGGTGTGGGCACAGAGTATTTGGTACATCTTAACCCTTATGCCCAAGTGGTGGGCATCGACTTAAGTGCAGGTGCGTTAGAGGTTGCCAAAGAAAGATGTCGCCGATCGGGGGCCAATCGTGTGGAATTTCATCATCTCAGTCTCTATGACGCCGATCGCTTGCCAGGAGACTTTGATCTCATCAACTGTGTTGGCGTGTTGCATCATCTGCCTGATCCCATTCGCGGCATTCAAGCCTTGGCCAAAAAGCTGGCTCCGGGTGGACTGATGCACATTTTTGTTTATAGCGAGTTGGGGCGCTGGGAAATTAAGCTAATGCAGCAGGCGATCGGTCTATTGCAAGGCAACCAGCGAGGCGACTATCGGGACGGCGTGCAAATTGGGCGACAAATTTTCTCGTCGCTGCCGGAAACTAATCGCTTGGTGAAGCGGGAACAGGAACGGTGGTCGCTGGAAAATCAGCGAGACGAGTGCTTTGCTGATATGTACGTGCATCCCCAAGAAATTGACTACAACATCGAAACGCTGTTTGAGCTAATTGATGCGTCTGAGCTAAAATTCATCGGCTTTTCCAACCCGCGCACCTGGCAACTAGAGCGGCTGATTGGGAAAGCCCCAGAACTGATAGATCGCGC
This genomic interval carries:
- a CDS encoding class I SAM-dependent methyltransferase; translation: MSDPQAVSAAVAKLYDTYPFPPEPLLDEPPPGYNWRWNWLAAYNFCTGQKPTKQTVRILDAGCGTGVGTEYLVHLNPYAQVVGIDLSAGALEVAKERCRRSGANRVEFHHLSLYDADRLPGDFDLINCVGVLHHLPDPIRGIQALAKKLAPGGLMHIFVYSELGRWEIKLMQQAIGLLQGNQRGDYRDGVQIGRQIFSSLPETNRLVKREQERWSLENQRDECFADMYVHPQEIDYNIETLFELIDASELKFIGFSNPRTWQLERLIGKAPELIDRAQALSNRQRYRLIELLDPETVTHYEFFLGRDPLPQRDWSSDQDLLAAIPERNPCMEGWDSRCLFNYDYQIVNLSEAEWNFLKACDANQQGQTVAEILQTIDLELETVRLLWTQQLILLSPTNI